From Drosophila subpulchrella strain 33 F10 #4 breed RU33 unplaced genomic scaffold, RU_Dsub_v1.1 Primary Assembly Seq354, whole genome shotgun sequence, the proteins below share one genomic window:
- the LOC119560696 gene encoding uncharacterized protein LOC119560696, which yields MMNMNPPTHPALHPNPHPHPHPHPHPHLPQPLQHLGQHQQMPGLLQGHPNTTTHFVECRALPAINETFPQFGQHRPAISLISPLDLSLRAAASVVPITPPSTPSPPRKRQRLLSEENYLWRPHMASPAAPGPSNLAMQPGSSFYHHQQQQQHQQHQQQQQQQQQTQQQHQTHQQHQPQQQHHQPYSIRSSFEGAAFNKSHFHGTKNNFEQIPAGQSSVSSPIYVEDETIVLTEDEDETVVSSHDYNEYATDTEEVNEGDDETLQVQVSDNDNGEEEDNDEEEEVFVDVLGSDDDEDEAVAPATRLQAQLMETTALKRNELLYEDEELHNQAVDGLARLFERDFPQPEVEVSELAEVQSSSGKTYTDLSGVVAMVEVRDTRSPRLPPPVPPAPPATITAPAPAPAPAPPAPPPPPSRPHKAERKRSKLRKHMAIDEETISPVSGTIIRKLRDDEELVVRKGDIDPAFNVVEITEEAKAILASIDNKIGDYLCQLCRTVYDDAFMLAQHRCPRIVHIEYKCSECEKVFNCPANLASHRRWHKPKADASGNPTKKRIVEAGDLIQEAGRGGSDDASDGIYPCHICGKTFRRQAYLKKHQASHQMLDNLKNLDFFKAQQQQLAIGGHQMPDHVQLQQTAGQAVASATPYGAAPLPRPPPGMPIYPPPNGKNYAGGQRFPGFPFQAFDQRRFYSLGEFYLSQHLERSSAFQYVQANHLRQLSNVAQTLMPPLPVK from the exons catCCCCATCTCCCCCAGCCACTGCAGCATCTTGGCCAGCACCAGCAGATGCCCGGCCTGCTCCAAGGCCACCCAAACACCACCACCCACTTCGTGGAGTGCCGGGCATTACCGGCAATCAACGAGACATTTCCGCAATTTGGCCAGCATCGTCCGGCTATTTCGCTGATCTCCCCCTTGGATCTTTCCCTCCGGGCAGCGGCCAGTGTAGTGCCAATTACTCCGCCCTCGACGCCCTCGCCGCCCCGCAAGCGCCAGAGATTACTGTCCGAGGAGAATTACCTGTGGCGTCCTCACATGGCGAGTCCTGCAGCTCCGGGACCTTCGAACTTGGCCATGCAGCCAGGCAGCAGCTTctatcatcatcagcagcagcagcaacatcagcaacatcagcaacagcagcaacagcaacaacagacccagcagcaacatcagacacaccagcaacatcaaccacaacagcaacatcatcaGCCATATTCCATACGCAGCAGCTTTGAGGGCGCTGCCTTTAATAAAAGTCATTTTCACGGTACGAAAAATAACTTTGAGCAAATTCCGGCGGGTCAATCGAGCGTCAGTTCGCCCATCTACGTGGAGGATGAGACCATTGTGCTGACCGAGGACGAGGATGAAACAGTTGTCAGTTCCCATGACTACAATGAGTACGCCACGGACACCGAGGAAGTCAACGAGGGCGACGATGAGACACTGCAGGTCCAAGTCAGCGATAATGATAATGGTGAGGAGGAGGACAATgatgaggaggaggaggtctTTGTGGATGTCCTGGGCAgtgatgatgatgaggatGAGGCTGTGGCTCCGGCCACAAGATTGCAGGCCCAACTAATGGAGACCACAGCGCTGAAGAGGAATGAGTTGCTGTACGAGGATGAGGAGCTGCACAACCAGGCGGTTGATGGTCTGGCCAGGCTCTTCGAGCGGGACTTTCCCCAACCCGAGGTGGAGGTCAGCGAACTGGCGGAGGTCCAGAGCAGCAGCGGGAAAACCTACACGGATTTGAGTGGCGTGGTAGCCATGGTGGAGGTGAGGGACACCAGATCTCCCAGGCTTCCACCACCTGTTCCTCCAGCTCCTCCGGCTACTATtactgctcctgctcctgctcctgctcctgccccacctgcaccaccaccaccacccagtcgtccccacaaggccgaacgcAAGCGATCCAAGCTAAGGAAACACATGGCCATTGATGAGGAGACCATCAGCCCAGTGTCCGGCACCATCATCCGCAAATTGCGCGACGACGAGGAGCTGGTGGTGCGCAAAGGCGACATTGATCCGGCTTTCAATGTGGTCGAAATCACAGAGGAGGCCAAGGCCATCCTGGCCAGCATCGACAACAAGATTGGCGACTATCTCTGCCAGCTTTGTCGCACTGTCTACGATGATGCCTTTATGTTGGCCCAGCACCGATGTCCCCGCATCGTCCATATCGAGTACAAGTGCTCCGAGTGCGAGAAG GTCTTTAATTGCCCGGCCAACTTGGCCTCCCATCGCAGATGGCATAAGCCCAAAGCGGATGCTTCGGGTAATCCCACCAAGAAGCGAATCGTTGAGGCCGGGGATCTCATCCAGGAGGCGGGAAGAGGAGGCTCCGACGATGCCAGCGATGGCATTTATCCTTGCCACATTTGCGGAAAGACCTTCAGACG TCAAGCTTACCTAAAGAAGCACCAGGCCTCCCATCAGATGTTGGATAATCTAAAGAACCTGGACTTCTTCAAGGCCCAGCAACAGCAGTTGGCCATCGGTGGCCACCAGATGCCCGATCATGTCCAGCTGCAGCAGACGGCGGGACAAGCAGTTGCCTCTGCCACTCCCTATGGTGCTGCccccctgccacgcccaccaccCGGCATGCCCATCTATCCGCCCCCGAATGGTAAGAACTATGCGGGTGGACAACGCTTTCCCGGCTTTCCCTTCCAGGCCTTCGACCAGCGTCGCTTCTACTCGCTGGGGGAGTTCTACCTATCGCAGCATCTGGAGCGCTCCTCGGCCTTTCAGTACGTGCAGGCCAATCACTTGAGGCAACTGTCGAATGTGGCCCAAACGCTGATGCCTCCCTTGCCCGTCAAATGA